The genomic segment AAAAGCAATTACGAATTCAAGTAGAGCTTTTGTTTTGGCTCGGAGAGAAGCCTTGTCAAAACATGGTAAGTCTGCAGGGAAACAACCAACTACAGCTGCATCAGTTGCTCGACAAGGTAATCCAGATTTAACGACTAAGGAAATAGCTCAACGAGTTAGAGAACTTAAAAGTAAAACAGGTGCCACTGGATCAAAACGCACATCAGTAACTCGTCCATGTGGTCCAAATAAGAATGGAGCGAAGCAAAATGCTAGTGTCCCTGATGCTCATTGGAAAGTTGGTATAAGTGAGACGTCTACTGGACAAATTGTTACCGGTACTCAGGCGAATAGATCTTTGAAAACTACTGGTAATGAGGCAAGTACATGCCGTTCAATAACTGGTACTCAGTATTTAGGTTCAGAAGTTATTGATTCTTTCTGTAATGGATCAAATACCCAGATAAGTCAGCCTGCAAAAGTTGCAGTTACAAGTACTAGTCATGGAAATCTTGTAACTGGTAACGAGGTTGGTAGATCAGAGAAGGTTACGGGTGACGAACCAGGAACTTGTAAAAACCTTACTGGGACTGAATATATTTCTGCGAATCAATCTAATAATTATTGCGGAGGCGTTAACCCTTCACCCTCAAAAATTGGCTATAGCCAGACTATTGATGGTCAAAAAGTCAGTGGAACAATGACAGGAAGGTCCGCTTTAGTTACTGGAAATGAAGCCGGATCAAATAAAGGTTTAACTGGCGATCAGTATTTAGGATCTGATCCACTACCTTCTGGTAGACCAGCAGAAAAGGTTGGCTCACTAACGACAATTCGCGGGAACGGAGTAACTGGTACCGATGTCTCTAGAAGAGAGAACGTTACAGGTAATGAGGCTGGTAGTTGTAAGAACGTGACTGGAGATGAGTATGTGGGTGCTGGGCAATTTGATTCTTTTTGTGGAAGCAAGCCTGCTCCTGATCCAGCAAAAGTTGGTCTAAGTATTACCAATAAAACTCAATCAGTTAGTGGAACTATGACAGGTAGATCGCATCTCGTAACAGGAGATGAACCTGGTACATGTAAAGCAGTAACAGGTACTCCCTATGCAGGATTAGATCAGGCAAATCAATGGTGTGACAATTCTGCATCATCTGAGGTAGAGGCTAGAACTCCTAGGAAAACTGGTACTCCTGGAGCAAGATTGACTGGTCAGCAGCCAGGTATAGGCGGAAAAATGACAGGTGCTCATAAAGGCGCTTGTGAGCCTTTAACTGGAACTCCTTATGTAGGAGGCGATCAACTAGCAGACAATTGTGGTATTTCAACTTCTCCCGAAGGTTATGCTCATCAGGAAACTACTGAAAAAGCAGCTGCATGGACAAGTTTCAGTGTGAAATCTCCTGCAAGGCAAGCACACATTCAAAATGAAATTAATGCAGGTGTCACCGGTACGAGTTACGAAGATAGTTCAAGAATTACTGGTCCATTCGACATGGCTGCAAACAAAGTGACAGGTACTGAACAATTTCGCTTTGACAGAAAACCATCAAACTCTACAAATAATAAAGTTGATCAAATAGTTAATGAAGAATCTAAGCAACGCCCAACCTCACAAATAACAGGAGAAGGACAATCCGCAGGATTGAATATAACTGGTGATGATTGGGCTAGAGGAGAGCATGTCACTGGAACAGAAGGGGCATCTGCTAAGCGTAGAAATCCTTCTCGTCCAGGACCAATGAGTGCAATGAATGCAGCTGAATTAAAAAGAAACCAAGAGGTTCCCGAACCAGACTTCCTGATCACTGGTTCTAGTGGCAATACAAGGGATGGCCAATTGGTTACTTTCTCTGGTGGAGCAAGAGGTTAAATAGTCAATGGCCTATCGTAATTTGGCCAAGAAATCTCGTCGTGGGCCTACAGCTCCTATGAAGAGGTTTATCGACCTAGAGACAAAGAATTTGAATTCTGAAGTTATTAAAACTACTAATTCTTTCTCCGATGAAATAAAAACTATTAGCTCTTTTTCTACTGATCATCCCTTAACCAATTCTCAGGAAAACCAGAAGTTAAATCAATACGAAAATAAGGTTAAAGGTCGATTTGACAATATTGTTCCTCTTTTAAAAAGAGTATCTAGTCTTCAAAATGATTTGAATTTTGTAGAAAGAGCTCAAAATTTATGTCGATCAGAATTAGGTTATGAGTTGCCATTGCATATACTTGAAAAGGCGTGGGTTGGAAGTATAGACATAAGTGCCTTGTTTGCATGGTGTGTTTTTCAGTCACACCAATTAACGAGTAATGAATTTTTTAATTCAGATCCAATAGAGGGATCTGAAAATAGTCAATATGCTAAATCTTTTCAGTCATTTCTCTATCAATGTGGGTTTCATCTTTTAGATATAACTCCTTGTGCAGATGGTCGATTAGCTCATGCTATTTCTTATGCATTACGTATACCTTTTAGCTCTGTTAGGAGGCGTTCTCATGCAGGTGCACTATTTGATATTGAAAAAACAGTTAATCGTTGGATTAAAACCGAACATAGTAGATATAGAGAGTCAACTCCGAATTCTGCAACTGAGCCAACAAGATATTTAAAATCAGTAATCTATCATTTTAGTTCTGTTGATCCTACACACCAAGGATGTGCTGCTCATGGTAGTAATGATGAATTAGCAGCATCAGAAGGCCTACAGCGATTATTAGATTTTAGGGAAGCAGTCGAAAATAGTTTTTGTTGTGGTGCCTCTGTTGATTTGCTTTTAATTGGTATTGATACGGATACAGATGCAATAAGAGTTCATACACCTTCGAAAACTAATGAAGTTGATTTGAAATCATGGGTTTGTGCAAATGAAATATACAAAGAGACTCAATTTCTAAAAGCTGAAGAGGCTCTTCAAAAAATTCAAGAAAACATCAAAAGGGTTTGCCCTGGAGAAACAGATCCAAATATGGTTATGTTTATTACCAGACTCATTTCAAATAATATTTCTCAAATTGATTATGTTAAGAATTTTCATTCCGGAAGCTACCAAGATGCAGGTCATGCTGAGAGGTTTATTGGTGTAGGTATTGGTTTTAAAGAAGTTCACTTAAGGAATCTTACTTATTTTGCTCATTTGGAGACTGTTGAACAAGGAGCTCCTGATCTAGATGTCGGAGTGAAAATTTTTACAGGTCTCAATATCTCTAGGAGTTTACCAATCCCTATTGTTATTCGCTTTGATTATTCAGGTAGTGTCCCTCATGCAAGGAATAGAGCATTATCTGATTGTCATAGAATTAATGAGGCTATTAAGTCTCGTTATCGAGATTTAATAGATAATGGTTCACTTCACACATTTCTTACTATTCGAGATCGAGATAAAAAGGCTCCTGCAGAAGTTGTAGGCTCTTCCCTCGATCCAGTCACTCAGGAGGCTCACTAAATGCTCATTTGTAAAGTTCTCAAACCACTTGTCTCAACCAATCGTATTCCAGGCTTTGAACATAAGCATTTACAGGTTGTATTGGACGGCAGCTCAAAAAAAGTTGCTGTTGATGCTGTTGGATGTAAACCAGATGATTGGGTTATATGTGTAGGAAGTTCTGCCGCTCGCGAAGCTGCTGGAAGCAAGTCTTATCCAAGTGATTTAACTATTGTTGGAATTATTGACCATTGGGATCCAGAGACACAGCAACAGATATCAGGAGGAGCAAAGTAATGGAGATAATGCAAGTTATGGGACGCTTGGTTTGTACACAAAGAGTGGAAGGGTTAGGACATATGCATTTAAGAATATTGTGTAATAACAAAGGTAAAAGACTTGTGGCTGTTGACCCTGTCGGTGCACGAGAAGGTAATTGGGTTTTTACTGCAACAGGAACCGCTGCGAGGTGGGGGTGCCCAGACCCTAATGTTCAAACTGATTTAACTATTGGTGGGATTATTGATCATTGGAATCCTGATGATTAGCCTGACTGCTATTCAATAAAACTTGATTTTATAAATTCCTAACTATGACTAACTCTTCAAATCGTCGACCAAAAAGTAGTAATAAAACTATTAAGCCTAAAGATCAGGTTGTTGATGTTACTCCTTTGAATTCAACCACTAAATCAAAAAACTCTTCAAGGATACAGTCTTCCTCAGCTGAAAAAGCATCTAATACTAAAAGCATTCCTAGTGCTAAAAATCTATCCAATGCTTCCGGGGGTGGGGGCTCATTTAATGCCCGAATTGGACAAAACAAAGCTTTTGAAACTAAGTCAAATTTTGGAATAGCTCTAGGAATGATTGAAACTCGTGGTCTTGTACCAGCAATAGAAGCAGCAGATGCAATGACTAAGGCTGCTGAAGTTAATTTGATCGTTAAAGAACTCGTTGGTGGAGGATATGTAACAGTAATGGTTCGTGGTGAGACTGGTGCTGTAAATGCTTCAGTAAGAGCAGGTGCTGATGCCTGTGAGCGCGTTGGAGATGGATTAGTAGCTGCACATATCATTGCCCGACCTCATGGCGAGATTGAGCCAGCATTGAGAGGAAGTGGAGCAAAAAGGAGAAGTTAAGTAGTTTTTGATTTATAAATTATTTCTTCAATCAATTCACGATGTAGTAGTTTTTATAAGAGAGAAGGTTTTTTCATGGAAGGGTGGAGGCAAAAAAAAAGACCAGAGTGTCTAGAAAAAAGATTCGAATTTCAATCTTATGAAAAAAATAGAGATTTTCTTGATGCACTAGGAGAATATTGCGAGAAGGTTAATCGCTTCCCCGATATAAGTTTTGGCAAGACTTATGCAAATATAACCATCAGGCCTGAAGAAAATAATGTAAAAGAGGAAATATCAAATGATGATCATGATTTCGCAAGTGAAATAGATTTTTTAAATAAACAAGAAGAAAATTAATCTTCTTCTTTTGGTTGTTCTAGGTCTCTTTTGATTAATGCCATCAAGTAGGAGGGGGTTTTATATCTTCCTGGTAAGCAGCGATTTAGAGTCTCTAAGTGGCTCCAGCAAACAGTTCTTTGAATCTGATCAGCGGTACGTCCTTGTTGCAAAAGCCTCCTAAGTGCTTTGCAATAAAGAGGGTATCCTGCTTCTAATTCGCCAATGGTCAACTTGGCAGTGGACATTGTGTATTGCTAATCAATAATTAACTTAGTCAATAATGGGGCCACTTAGCAAAGTGGCAAGGCTCGATTTAGTCATAATGTTGTTTTTTACTTTTTGTTTTCTAACCAAGCGATGCAATCTATCTCAATCTTTCCTCCTTTAGGAAGCTTTGATACTTCAACGCATGCTCTTGCGGGACTTACTGTTTTGTTGAAAGTTTCTGCATAAATTTCATTTACTTTTGCGAAATCATTTAAATCCGTTAAGTAGATGGTTGTTCTTATTACAGCTGAACTTTTTCCTCCAGCGGCTTCAACTACAGCCATTAAATTTTTTAGAACTTGTCTAGTTTCTTCTTCTATATTTCCATTCCCGACCATTACACCAGTTGAAGGGTCTAAAGCAATTTGTCCTGAGCAATATAAGTAGTTTTCAACCAAAATAGCTTGGTTGTAGGGACCAACGGGCTTAGGCGCAAATTTTGTTTCTATGGCCTCAATCGATGAACTTTTCATGAATGATTAGACTTTAATGAATAGATTTGATACACAAATTAGAATTTAACATTTCCATCTATCTTTGTGTTTCCTTAGCATTGTAAATTTCTCGACATTTTCTGCTATTAAAAATAAATTTGTTTTTCTTTCTTCTGAGAGTGTTGATGGGAGACTAGACATTCCCTTTTGAAGTTTTTTTTGAATAAGCTTTAGTCTTTCGATGATAGAAATATTTCCAGGCTCTAATGATAGGGCCCATTTTAAGTTGCTTTCTGTGTATTCATGAGCTGGGTATATTTCAGTGTTTTCTGGAAGAGAATTAAGTTTATATAAACTTTCAAACATTTGAACAGGACTACCTTCTAGTAGACGACCACAACCCCCTCCAAATAGCGTATCTCCTGGGAATAGTATATTACATTTAGCATTTTGTTTTGATATGTAAAAAGCTATATGGTTGTCAGTGTGACCATGCACTTCGATAACTTTAATCTCAGCATCCATTAAATTAAAAATATCATTATCGTCAACCGAAAATGTTTGAAAAGGTATTCTTTTATGTTCTTTTTTTGATGCAACTACCTTTGCCTCTGGCCATGTTTTGATTAACTTTTGTGTTCCACCAATATGGTCATCATGATGATGTGTTTGAAGGATAGCTTTTAATGATAGGTTCTTTTCTAAAAGCCATTTTTCTACTGGGCCTGATATGGAGGGATCTACTACCACTGCATTGCAATTGTGGACCCATACCCATACGATATTGTCCTGTAAGACATTAATTGGGTGAATAGTGAAGTCGCTTTTTTTCCCTAACATTGTTTCTTTAGGTAATGGAGTAATTAGAGTCCATTTCAAGGGTTTTTGACATGTTTACTGTTGCATTAGCTAAAGGTGCCTTATTGCAAGAATCAGTCTCAATGTTTTCTGACGTTGGACTTGATTTCTCTGCTGTTTTAGACGATAGCAATCGGCAATTAATGGTTCCGTCAGCTTGTGGCCGTGCTAAAGCTCTTTTGGTGAGGAATAGCGATGTTCCTGTTTACGTATCTTATGGTCAGGCGCAACTAGGAATAGTGGGTTTTGATGTATTACAAGAGCAAAAATTGCAAGTGTCTAATTTAGTTGACCTTGGATTTGGAGAGTGTCATATGTCGGTTGCAGTTAAATCCAGCAGTGGTTATTTGAGTGCTTCTGATCTGCCACCAAACTGTCGCGTGGCAAGTAAATTCACTAACTGCGCAAAGCATTTTTTTGATCAAATTGATTTGCCCGTTCAATTGGTACATTTGAGTGGATCTGTTGAACTGGGTCCCATAACGGGTATGGCTGAAGCAATCGTTGATTTAGTCGCAACTGGTCGTACTCTTAGAGATAATGGTCTTGTAGAAATTGAAGAACTTTTTAAATCAAGTGCTCGGCTTGTCGGTCATCCACTATCCCTGAGACTTGATAAAGGGCCACTTCAAGAAATTATTGATTCAATTCAAATCCAATCTCAGACAAACCTCCTTTCTGATGGCAAAAAATGATTTTCGAAGAATTAAGAAACTTGGAAAGTATTTAAAAAGAGAAAAAAAACGTTTAATTCTCATACTTTTAATATTAATACCTGTTGCATTAGCTGGTTCGATCCAACCACTGCTTGTAGGGCAAGCTATTTCTGTCTTAAGAGGAGAAGATACAATAGCTTTTTTTAATAATTTGCCTAAGGAATTAACTATTAATTTTATAATAGGAATATTATTCATAACAGTATTACTTAGGCTTGGATTACAGGGATTTCAGTCATACAATATTCAGTCTGTAGGCCAGAGATTGACGGCACGTATTAGGAATGATTTATTTGCTCATTCCATGTCATTATCTTTGCGTTTTCACGACAAAATGCCTGTTGGTAAATTACTTACAAGATTAACTAGTGATGTTGATGCATTGTCAGAAGTGTTTGGTAGTGGAGCTGTTGGTGTTTTGGCTGACTTTGTAAGTCTTATCGTTATATCAATAACAATGATTTTAATAGAATGGAGGTTAGGTCTTCTCCTTTTGATTGTTCAAATACCTGTTACGTTATTTATACTCTGGCTTCAAAAACGTTATCGAAAACAAAATTATAAAGTTAGAGAAGAACTTTCCCAATTAAATGCAAATTTCCAGGAAAATCTGCAAGGCTTAGAAGTTGTTCAAATGTTTAGAAGACAATCATTAAATGGTCAAAACTTTTTCAAAACTGGAACTAATTATAAAAATGCAGTAAACGGTATAATCTTTTACGATAGTAGCATTTCTGCGTTTATTGAATGGGTCTCATTAGCTGCAGTGGCCTTAGTTATTTCTCTGGGAGGTTATATGGTTACAGCAGGGGCGATGGGATTAGGAACTTTAACGACATTTATTCTTTATTCACAAAGACTATTTGAACCTTTAAGACAGTTAGCAGAAAGATTTACACAAATACAGGGAGGGTTAACAGCAGTTGAGAGAATAGGTGAATTGCTTGAGAAGAAAATTGAGATTTATGATCATATTAACCACAAAGCTGAAAATAAAGAATCATTAAATTCAAATAAGACTGTTCTTGGTGAAGTTTTATTTGAAAATGTAAGTTTTTTTTATAGAGAAGATGAACCAATAATAAATGATCTAAGTTTCAAAATTAAACCAGGCGAGCATGTTGCTCTTGTAGGTCCAACTGGTTCTGGGAAGACTACTTTAATTAGGTTATTATGTAGACTTTATGAACCTCAGAAGGGAAACATATATATAGATGGTCAAAATATTAAAAGTATCCCTATCGATTCATTGAGGAAACAACTTGGAGTTGTTCTTCAAGATACTTTCCTTTTTAGCGGAAATGTTGCAGATAATCTACGTTTAGATTCTTCAATAGATAATCAACGCTTAAAAGATGTATGTAGTGACTTAGGTCTTGATAATTTATTGAGAAAGTTGCCAAATGGTTTAGATACTTATATTCGAGAAAGAGGAGGAAATCTTTCTTCAGGTGAGAGAC from the Prochlorococcus marinus str. NATL2A genome contains:
- the csoS2 gene encoding carboxysome assembly protein CsoS2; this translates as MAKQTSRQLVLERRQALSQGGKNASIKGGSTANRVRSSADARATRTNSGFVKPNKSIASANNSSSQSSTSSFQLSTSGSASSSRSYRSSVAQPSRQLVIARREALSRRGKSADNTKDITRVELERKKVQSAPSYDAKNAEHCCPECEQKALEETSNTTQKPEISLKLNKRTTDHRSTVKRKAITNSSRAFVLARREALSKHGKSAGKQPTTAASVARQGNPDLTTKEIAQRVRELKSKTGATGSKRTSVTRPCGPNKNGAKQNASVPDAHWKVGISETSTGQIVTGTQANRSLKTTGNEASTCRSITGTQYLGSEVIDSFCNGSNTQISQPAKVAVTSTSHGNLVTGNEVGRSEKVTGDEPGTCKNLTGTEYISANQSNNYCGGVNPSPSKIGYSQTIDGQKVSGTMTGRSALVTGNEAGSNKGLTGDQYLGSDPLPSGRPAEKVGSLTTIRGNGVTGTDVSRRENVTGNEAGSCKNVTGDEYVGAGQFDSFCGSKPAPDPAKVGLSITNKTQSVSGTMTGRSHLVTGDEPGTCKAVTGTPYAGLDQANQWCDNSASSEVEARTPRKTGTPGARLTGQQPGIGGKMTGAHKGACEPLTGTPYVGGDQLADNCGISTSPEGYAHQETTEKAAAWTSFSVKSPARQAHIQNEINAGVTGTSYEDSSRITGPFDMAANKVTGTEQFRFDRKPSNSTNNKVDQIVNEESKQRPTSQITGEGQSAGLNITGDDWARGEHVTGTEGASAKRRNPSRPGPMSAMNAAELKRNQEVPEPDFLITGSSGNTRDGQLVTFSGGARG
- a CDS encoding carboxysome shell carbonic anhydrase, with the protein product MAYRNLAKKSRRGPTAPMKRFIDLETKNLNSEVIKTTNSFSDEIKTISSFSTDHPLTNSQENQKLNQYENKVKGRFDNIVPLLKRVSSLQNDLNFVERAQNLCRSELGYELPLHILEKAWVGSIDISALFAWCVFQSHQLTSNEFFNSDPIEGSENSQYAKSFQSFLYQCGFHLLDITPCADGRLAHAISYALRIPFSSVRRRSHAGALFDIEKTVNRWIKTEHSRYRESTPNSATEPTRYLKSVIYHFSSVDPTHQGCAAHGSNDELAASEGLQRLLDFREAVENSFCCGASVDLLLIGIDTDTDAIRVHTPSKTNEVDLKSWVCANEIYKETQFLKAEEALQKIQENIKRVCPGETDPNMVMFITRLISNNISQIDYVKNFHSGSYQDAGHAERFIGVGIGFKEVHLRNLTYFAHLETVEQGAPDLDVGVKIFTGLNISRSLPIPIVIRFDYSGSVPHARNRALSDCHRINEAIKSRYRDLIDNGSLHTFLTIRDRDKKAPAEVVGSSLDPVTQEAH
- a CDS encoding carboxysome peptide A codes for the protein MLICKVLKPLVSTNRIPGFEHKHLQVVLDGSSKKVAVDAVGCKPDDWVICVGSSAAREAAGSKSYPSDLTIVGIIDHWDPETQQQISGGAK
- a CDS encoding carboxysome peptide B, which codes for MEIMQVMGRLVCTQRVEGLGHMHLRILCNNKGKRLVAVDPVGAREGNWVFTATGTAARWGCPDPNVQTDLTIGGIIDHWNPDD
- a CDS encoding BMC domain-containing protein, producing the protein MTNSSNRRPKSSNKTIKPKDQVVDVTPLNSTTKSKNSSRIQSSSAEKASNTKSIPSAKNLSNASGGGGSFNARIGQNKAFETKSNFGIALGMIETRGLVPAIEAADAMTKAAEVNLIVKELVGGGYVTVMVRGETGAVNASVRAGADACERVGDGLVAAHIIARPHGEIEPALRGSGAKRRS
- a CDS encoding 4a-hydroxytetrahydrobiopterin dehydratase, which gives rise to MEGWRQKKRPECLEKRFEFQSYEKNRDFLDALGEYCEKVNRFPDISFGKTYANITIRPEENNVKEEISNDDHDFASEIDFLNKQEEN
- a CDS encoding DUF3136 domain-containing protein, yielding MSTAKLTIGELEAGYPLYCKALRRLLQQGRTADQIQRTVCWSHLETLNRCLPGRYKTPSYLMALIKRDLEQPKEED
- a CDS encoding RidA family protein is translated as MKSSSIEAIETKFAPKPVGPYNQAILVENYLYCSGQIALDPSTGVMVGNGNIEEETRQVLKNLMAVVEAAGGKSSAVIRTTIYLTDLNDFAKVNEIYAETFNKTVSPARACVEVSKLPKGGKIEIDCIAWLENKK
- the gloB gene encoding hydroxyacylglutathione hydrolase, whose product is MLGKKSDFTIHPINVLQDNIVWVWVHNCNAVVVDPSISGPVEKWLLEKNLSLKAILQTHHHDDHIGGTQKLIKTWPEAKVVASKKEHKRIPFQTFSVDDNDIFNLMDAEIKVIEVHGHTDNHIAFYISKQNAKCNILFPGDTLFGGGCGRLLEGSPVQMFESLYKLNSLPENTEIYPAHEYTESNLKWALSLEPGNISIIERLKLIQKKLQKGMSSLPSTLSEERKTNLFLIAENVEKFTMLRKHKDRWKC
- the hisG gene encoding ATP phosphoribosyltransferase, with translation MFTVALAKGALLQESVSMFSDVGLDFSAVLDDSNRQLMVPSACGRAKALLVRNSDVPVYVSYGQAQLGIVGFDVLQEQKLQVSNLVDLGFGECHMSVAVKSSSGYLSASDLPPNCRVASKFTNCAKHFFDQIDLPVQLVHLSGSVELGPITGMAEAIVDLVATGRTLRDNGLVEIEELFKSSARLVGHPLSLRLDKGPLQEIIDSIQIQSQTNLLSDGKK
- a CDS encoding ABC transporter ATP-binding protein, which encodes MAKNDFRRIKKLGKYLKREKKRLILILLILIPVALAGSIQPLLVGQAISVLRGEDTIAFFNNLPKELTINFIIGILFITVLLRLGLQGFQSYNIQSVGQRLTARIRNDLFAHSMSLSLRFHDKMPVGKLLTRLTSDVDALSEVFGSGAVGVLADFVSLIVISITMILIEWRLGLLLLIVQIPVTLFILWLQKRYRKQNYKVREELSQLNANFQENLQGLEVVQMFRRQSLNGQNFFKTGTNYKNAVNGIIFYDSSISAFIEWVSLAAVALVISLGGYMVTAGAMGLGTLTTFILYSQRLFEPLRQLAERFTQIQGGLTAVERIGELLEKKIEIYDHINHKAENKESLNSNKTVLGEVLFENVSFFYREDEPIINDLSFKIKPGEHVALVGPTGSGKTTLIRLLCRLYEPQKGNIYIDGQNIKSIPIDSLRKQLGVVLQDTFLFSGNVADNLRLDSSIDNQRLKDVCSDLGLDNLLRKLPNGLDTYIRERGGNLSSGERQLLSIARVAIRDPKILIMDEATAFMDPSTEATLQRDLDRLLEKRTALVIAHRLATIEASDRILVMRKGSLIEEGTHEELRALGGLYSQLSELQEKGLATI